Proteins from a single region of Streptomyces spectabilis:
- a CDS encoding phage holin family protein, with amino-acid sequence MKNFVVKTIANAVALAVAVWLLDKITLTGDSTGEKALTLIVVALLFGLVNFLVKPVVQVLTFPLFILTLGLITLVVNALMLLLTSWLADKLDVSFHVEGFWTAVFGGLIISIVSWALNVALPDHKD; translated from the coding sequence ATGAAGAATTTCGTAGTCAAGACGATCGCCAACGCGGTGGCCCTCGCCGTCGCGGTCTGGCTGCTCGACAAGATCACGCTCACCGGCGACAGCACGGGCGAGAAGGCGCTCACGCTGATCGTCGTCGCCCTGCTCTTCGGTCTGGTGAACTTCCTGGTCAAGCCCGTCGTACAGGTGCTCACCTTCCCGCTGTTCATTCTGACGCTCGGCCTGATCACACTGGTGGTCAACGCCTTGATGCTGCTCCTGACGTCGTGGCTCGCCGACAAACTGGACGTCAGCTTCCACGTCGAGGGCTTCTGGACCGCGGTGTTCGGTGGCCTGATCATTTCGATCGTCTCCTGGGCGCTGAACGTCGCCCTGCCCGACCACAAGGACTGA
- a CDS encoding cupin domain-containing protein, with translation MKAFRLDELEAERAANDGAYLQFLRERNMSVGLYALDAGETDPQQPHRQDEVYMIVSGRASITVGMETTSVARGSVVYVPAGVPHKFHHITEDLRVLVVFSPPER, from the coding sequence ATGAAGGCATTCCGACTGGACGAGCTGGAAGCGGAGCGAGCCGCGAACGACGGCGCGTATCTGCAGTTTCTGCGGGAGCGGAACATGTCGGTCGGGCTCTACGCGCTGGACGCCGGGGAGACCGATCCGCAGCAGCCTCATCGTCAGGATGAGGTGTACATGATCGTCAGTGGCCGTGCGTCGATCACCGTGGGGATGGAGACGACGTCGGTGGCGCGGGGCAGCGTGGTGTACGTCCCGGCCGGGGTGCCGCACAAGTTCCACCACATCACCGAGGACCTGCGGGTACTCGTCGTGTTCTCGCCGCCGGAGCGGTGA
- a CDS encoding cystathionine gamma-lyase — translation MTESERIRATGAGPARAVGADAGTGPSAAKGPGDGTRAVRAGLPEPVKHEPTLPGPVFAAHFHLPGDPTGPYTYGRDENPTWTLLERAIGELEAPGGGAETLVFASGMAAISAVLFSQLRTGDAVVLPNDGYQALPLVREQLAAYGIEVRTAPTAGDAQLDVLDGARLLWLETPSNPGLDVCDVRRLADAAHARGALVAVDNTLATPLGQRPLDLGADFSVASGTKQLTGHGDLLLGYVTCLDAERAAAVRRWRKIVGAIPGPMEAWLAHRSLATLQLRVDRQNANALALAEALRGHPDVTGLRYPGLPDDPSYKVAERQMRRFGCVVSFALPSRARADRFLEALRFVDDATSFGGVRSTAERRGRWGGDAVPEGFIRFSAGAEDGEDLVADVLRALDETAD, via the coding sequence ATGACGGAGTCGGAGCGCATACGGGCAACGGGTGCGGGCCCCGCACGAGCGGTGGGAGCCGACGCCGGCACGGGCCCTTCAGCGGCCAAGGGCCCCGGCGACGGCACGCGCGCCGTGCGAGCCGGGCTTCCCGAGCCCGTGAAGCACGAGCCGACGCTGCCGGGGCCGGTCTTCGCCGCGCACTTCCATCTGCCCGGCGACCCCACGGGCCCGTACACCTACGGCCGCGACGAGAACCCGACCTGGACGCTCCTGGAGCGGGCCATCGGGGAGCTCGAAGCCCCTGGCGGCGGGGCGGAGACACTGGTCTTCGCCTCCGGGATGGCCGCGATCTCCGCGGTGCTCTTCTCCCAGCTCCGCACCGGCGACGCCGTGGTGCTGCCGAACGACGGCTACCAGGCGCTGCCCCTGGTCCGTGAGCAGCTCGCCGCGTACGGCATCGAGGTCCGCACCGCGCCCACGGCCGGCGACGCGCAGCTCGACGTCCTCGACGGCGCCCGGCTGCTGTGGCTGGAGACCCCGTCGAACCCCGGCCTCGACGTCTGTGACGTACGCCGTCTCGCCGACGCGGCACACGCGCGTGGCGCCCTGGTGGCCGTCGACAACACCCTTGCCACTCCGCTCGGACAGCGCCCGCTCGACCTCGGCGCCGACTTCTCCGTGGCCAGCGGCACCAAGCAGCTCACCGGCCATGGCGACCTGCTGCTCGGATACGTGACCTGCCTGGATGCCGAGCGCGCGGCCGCCGTGCGGCGCTGGCGCAAGATCGTCGGTGCCATTCCGGGACCCATGGAGGCCTGGCTCGCGCACCGCTCGCTCGCCACGCTCCAGCTGCGGGTCGACCGGCAGAACGCGAACGCCCTGGCTCTCGCCGAGGCGCTGCGCGGCCATCCCGACGTGACCGGCCTGCGCTACCCGGGTCTGCCCGACGACCCCTCGTACAAGGTCGCGGAGCGGCAGATGCGGCGCTTCGGGTGCGTGGTGTCGTTCGCACTGCCCTCACGCGCGCGTGCGGATCGCTTCCTCGAAGCGCTGCGGTTCGTGGACGATGCGACGAGTTTCGGAGGCGTACGTTCCACGGCCGAGCGGCGCGGCCGCTGGGGCGGGGACGCCGTTCCGGAAGGTTTCATCCGCTTCTCGGCCGGGGCTGAGGACGGCGAGGACCTGGTGGCCGATGTGCTGCGTGCGCTGGACGAGACGGCGGACTGA
- a CDS encoding LysR family transcriptional regulator — protein sequence MDLALLRTFVTVHRAGSFTRAAALLGLSQPAVTSQIRTLERQLGRPLFLRQARGVTPTTIGDELAHKAAPHLDALVEIAEAGLDEDSSVRTLHLAGPPEFTAERALPTLTALTGADGQGFALRASFGNAEEVLEGLAAGHHDLAITTARPRGALLTATPLCDEEHVLVAAPRWAARIGPGKLRRKGALTVENLPVVEVHESLPLVARYWAAVFDSRPAAAGAVIVPDLRAVLACVIQGAGLAVLPRYLCAPALERCEVVALLDPAVPPLRTYFLVVRTGTLAMPHIARAHEWLLRAAVDWA from the coding sequence ATGGATCTGGCCCTGTTGCGCACATTCGTCACGGTGCACCGGGCCGGCTCCTTCACGCGTGCCGCGGCCCTCCTCGGTCTCTCCCAGCCCGCGGTGACCTCTCAGATCCGCACGCTGGAGCGCCAGCTGGGCCGCCCGCTCTTCCTGCGCCAGGCCCGCGGCGTCACACCGACGACCATCGGCGACGAGCTCGCCCACAAGGCCGCCCCGCACCTCGACGCGCTCGTGGAGATCGCCGAGGCCGGGCTCGACGAGGACTCGTCCGTCCGCACCCTGCACCTCGCGGGACCGCCCGAGTTCACGGCGGAGCGGGCTCTTCCGACGCTGACCGCGCTGACCGGCGCCGATGGGCAGGGCTTCGCCCTGCGCGCGTCGTTCGGCAACGCCGAGGAGGTCCTGGAGGGGCTCGCCGCCGGGCACCACGACCTGGCCATCACCACCGCCCGCCCCCGTGGCGCGCTGCTCACCGCGACACCGCTCTGCGACGAGGAGCACGTCCTGGTCGCGGCACCGCGCTGGGCCGCCCGCATCGGCCCCGGCAAACTGCGCCGCAAGGGTGCCCTGACGGTGGAGAACCTGCCGGTCGTGGAGGTTCACGAGTCGCTGCCGCTCGTCGCCCGCTACTGGGCCGCCGTCTTCGACTCCCGCCCGGCCGCGGCGGGCGCCGTCATCGTGCCGGATCTGCGGGCCGTACTGGCATGTGTCATCCAGGGCGCCGGACTCGCGGTCCTGCCCCGCTATCTGTGCGCGCCCGCCCTGGAGCGGTGCGAGGTCGTGGCACTGCTCGACCCCGCGGTGCCGCCCCTGCGCACCTATTTCCTCGTCGTACGCACCGGCACACTCGCCATGCCGCACATCGCGCGGGCGCACGAGTGGCTGCTGCGTGCTGCGGTCGACTGGGCGTAA
- a CDS encoding NUDIX domain-containing protein, whose protein sequence is MTVRPVVKRTARAVLLDGDNLILIKRTKPGVDPYWVTPGGGVEAEDATVVDALHREVHEELGAKIIDVVPCFVDTVEHIGEDGGATGVKVQHFFVCRLESMDPGQRHGPEVEEPSGEYEIVRVPFTRVGIASVHLVPLSLRHYLDGNIEGVRAMHAPDLG, encoded by the coding sequence ATGACCGTCCGACCAGTGGTCAAGCGCACCGCACGTGCCGTCCTCCTGGACGGGGACAATCTGATCCTCATCAAGCGGACCAAGCCAGGCGTGGATCCGTACTGGGTCACTCCCGGCGGCGGGGTGGAAGCCGAGGACGCGACGGTGGTGGACGCGCTCCACCGCGAAGTGCACGAGGAACTCGGCGCCAAGATCATTGATGTGGTGCCGTGCTTCGTCGACACGGTCGAGCACATCGGTGAGGACGGCGGCGCCACCGGCGTGAAGGTCCAGCACTTCTTCGTCTGCCGTCTGGAGTCCATGGACCCGGGCCAGCGGCACGGCCCCGAGGTCGAGGAGCCGAGCGGCGAGTACGAGATCGTCCGGGTGCCGTTCACCCGTGTCGGGATCGCCTCGGTCCATCTGGTGCCGTTGTCACTACGGCACTATCTGGACGGCAACATCGAGGGCGTACGCGCGATGCACGCGCCTGACCTGGGCTGA
- a CDS encoding low molecular weight protein-tyrosine-phosphatase has protein sequence MASSAPSSRPATAPFSVCFVCTGNICRSPMAESVFRALVRDADLDGLVLVDSAGTDGWHEGDEADPRTVAVLASAGFDTAHAARQFQAGWFARLDLVVALDRGHQRALRRLARTPQDADKVRLLRSFDPSAVAAGDLDVPDPYYGDFVGFEECLKMVEAACEGLLDVVRDTVEGRPE, from the coding sequence ATGGCCTCCTCCGCCCCGTCGTCCCGTCCCGCCACCGCGCCGTTCAGCGTCTGCTTCGTGTGCACCGGCAACATCTGCCGCTCGCCCATGGCCGAGTCGGTGTTCCGCGCCCTGGTGCGCGACGCGGACCTCGACGGCCTCGTCCTGGTGGACAGCGCGGGCACCGACGGCTGGCACGAAGGGGACGAGGCCGATCCGCGCACCGTCGCCGTCCTCGCGTCGGCGGGCTTCGACACCGCGCACGCGGCCCGTCAGTTCCAGGCAGGCTGGTTCGCGCGGCTCGACCTGGTGGTCGCGCTCGACCGCGGCCACCAGCGCGCCCTGCGCCGTCTGGCACGGACTCCCCAGGACGCCGACAAGGTGCGCCTGCTGCGCTCCTTCGACCCCTCGGCCGTAGCGGCCGGCGACCTCGACGTCCCGGATCCGTACTACGGGGACTTCGTGGGCTTCGAGGAGTGCCTGAAGATGGTCGAAGCGGCGTGCGAGGGTCTGCTCGACGTCGTACGGGACACGGTGGAAGGGCGGCCGGAATGA